TATTTCTTATCAAGTAGAGGATATCACAGCAGTTTAATCAGTGCAAATAAGTGGAAATAGATTTCAAATAGCTCGACTGGCACCAAATGGATGAGACAATTTGTACCGACGAGAATGCTAAGTCTCTGCTCTACACATACGCCCATCCTCAGAAACGCTCCATTCCTCGCTACCAACCGCCACTGTAGCATAGAATAAATGCTCGGGATCATATTTCCTTTTGATCTTGAGAAGCTTATCGTAATTGACGCCATAGAAAGTCTCCTGCCACTTCTGTTGTTGGAAATCGGCTTCGTTGATGTAAGCTCCAGCACCTGGTGTCGCCGCCTCAATAACTGGCTGGATCACCTCAGTCATCTTTTTCTGAGCGGCCAACATCTCCTCCCAGGGAGCTTCGTTATCCCAAGGAAGAGTCAGAGATACCTGAGCCACGGAATGTCGCCATTGTGGTAGAACGGCGTTACCGCTGTCACCGCCAAACTTTGATACGTTGAGTCCTACACCGATGTAAATAACACCCAACTCTGCTAGCTTTCGTGCCGTAGGTGCAAAGTCATTAACCTTGTCGCGCGGCAGTAAACGGCCACCGAATATCTGAGTTCCAATCTGAATATTTCCAGCAGGAAGGGGTCCCCAATAGTGATCATAGTGTTCGTAGTAGCTTGAAAATTGAGTAAAGGTTGGTTCAAACTTGAAACCAAGAGTAGCCAGAGACTCAGCTAGCGGTTGAAGAATTTTCTTAACCTCTGCTTCAGTTTTATCGTAAGCTGTTAAGGCGGGAATCTGAAGAAAcgagttggagaagaagtaGATAATCATGACACCCGAGTCAACAATCTTCGGAAGAGCAGCATGGAAAGCGTTAATGGCGTCGTAGATCAAGTCTGGTTGACCTTCAGATGCTTTAACAAGAAAACTGGCGCCGCTGACCTTGGCTTCTGGGTGAGCTTGCACTGTAGCGGAGACCACGACTCCGTAGTTCCCAGAGCCCGCGCCACTAAGAGCCCAGTAAAGGTCACTGTTCTTGCCTCTGTTTGCCTTGACCAGCGTCCCGTCTGCAGTCACAACTTCGAACTCGAGGGTATTATCTGCCGCCAGACCGAAGTTGGTGCTCAAGGCGGAGTGACCACCACCTTGCGTATACCCTCCGACAAGACCTACGGAGGGACATTCCCCAGTCACAACCACAAGGTCTTTTGTGTGTGCAGCACCTAAAGCCTCGAAGCCTTGCACTCCTGCACCGACTTTGAGAGCCTTCCCTTCGTAATACTCGTCTTTCCAATCAATGACTTCAGTGCTTTTGAGGTAGTGAGTCCAAACGGAAAGAGCTCCAGCGCCAGTTGAACGGCCGAGATAGTCATGGCCCGTATTGCGAATAACAAATCGAATGTTCTTCTCCCTGGCGAACCTCAAGGCAACGGCGACGTCTTCAACCGATGTAACGTTGACAGCATATCGGACATAGTTGCCCAAGGTACAAGGCTTGTCTCTCGGTTGGAAGGGATCGCAAGACTGGTTAGCGAAGATAGGTGCCATCATAGACGACGACGATTGGGAACTACAAAACGTCAGGGGAAAAGAGGTTAAACGTCGTTTATGAAGACATCTTACTGAATTGAGGAGTAGTGCCATTCGTTCTGCAAATTCTTGCACTCCTCAGCATTGTAGTTGGGATCATGGCAAGGGCTTCCCAAGGGCAAAGTAGCCACCAAACGACCTCCAACAGTGTTATTGAGACGACTCCATTCGGCGTCAGAAGGCCAACAAGAGTCACCAGGAAAGCATTTGCAGCTCTCTGTCGCCGCGACACCTGAGTTGGTGGCTAGTGCCAGCAGCGAGACGATGAAATGACTGCGCATCCTGGATCTTTGCACAAAAGGTGTGTTCAGGGATTTGAACGTTGATTACAAGGAAGTAGgtagtatttatataactaGAGTGTGTACAGCTCATATCTCAGGGTTCCCCTCTTGCAGGGTTCGGTGCCACGATCGGCGTATGACAACGATTGGCTGCTGCAATAATACTCGGCATTTATGATGAGTATCTAGTGGAGTCTTTTTAGTGCTTACTTCCAAGGGTCGACAAACAACATGCGATCTACGCGAATCTGTTATGTTATATAACGTCAATATAGGTTTGATAGCTAATATCACTGCTATGCTACTTCAATTTCTGATATATTGGAAACTATATGAACATAACGAGTAATAATTTGCTCGTAGATAACGCTTCTGTAACGCTTGAAAACTATGCTAAATTGCCTTGGTAGGGGTTCAAGCAACACCTGCCTAGAAAGGTGACATAGCCGAACACAATTCTTCGTTCACCGCCAGGCCGAGTTTGCAGAGTTACATCTAAATTCTGTTCCCACGTGTACCTGCATGCGTTATGATTTGATTCTATAACATATGAACTGCCGAACCTTTTTCTAgataaataataatctaaAAACCTTTCCTTGACAACATACATTACTTGTATCTTTTGATCTCTCTCAACCTTCAACCGCAGCTATTCCCTTATCATCTCTTGCGAGCTTGGCCTGATTGAACGCATCGTCCTCTGTTGGCAATTGTAGGTTAACATCCGTAATAGGTGCCGCAGTGACCCTCAACTCTCCATCGCCTTCAACTGCCAATACATGACCACCAGCCTTTTTTTCTGCCGACAGGAAGTGGAGGTGATCGCCTGCAACACTAATACCCTGCATGAAAGTGGGTGATCGGAAACCAATGATGGTACCTTCGATATTACTGAACGTATGCGAGGCTTGACGCTTTCCAAGCTCAGCGAGACTTTCGCCAGGCGATTGTTGTCCTCCGACGGTTCGCACAGTAACTGATTTGAACGTGCCCTCTACTCTGAACGCCAAGTAGTGATTCTTGGTCCCAGGTAAAAGCTCTGATAGAACGTCGGCTAGTGCATCCTTGGTTTTTAATTCTTTGGAGATTGTCGTTGTGGGCTCATACTCAGTAATCATGGCAAAAGGCGCTATTTGCTCCGAGCAGGCATCTTTGTCAAGCGCGTCCACTGATCCGTCGGGTTTCATATCGTAGAGAACTCCATCGAGGATGATCATTTCCCCAACCATGTGTCGAAAGGTTCCCAGACCATGGTCTCCATGCTTGAGCAAGTCAGAAATAGTGATGCCTGTCTCGGCGACTCCATCCATGAGGGCTGAGACAACAGAGTATTGGAAAAGGTGATTGGACGGCATTTTGTGCGTGAGGAGGCCAGTGAGAAAGGTCGATTGAGGTCTGGAACTTGGTGTAGGGGTGTTATGTTGATTGGGATAAGAACACAAACACTGTGCTTGGTCCAGAAAGTTGCTTCTTATGTGGGGTGTCTTCTAACCAATTGTGATTCTGTCTCCAAAAGTGAAGACGTCATTTTGAGGATCGTGAGTGACAGTTGGAAGTGGATTCAACATACCCTAAACGTTGACTACAGTCTTTATTGAGCTCTTGTAATGCCCCAGACTGTCTGTTACTAACTTAATTGTGCCATTATCCGTTGATGTGTAACTTGCCAGTCCTTCTTAGGTATGAGAAGCAAATGAGACGCATGTCTCTCTTCCCCTCATTCAGCTCGCCACATCTGGCCCCATCCAGCCAATATTGTCACGCCCCATCACAAAGAAGCCAATGACAGGAATGTGATATCTTTCAGCTGTTGATATTTTTCAGCTGTGTAAGCATTTATGGAAGAAGGGATTTGAGTGATCATATGTTAGTCAACAGGCCTCGAAGTATAATAATCACCCCATCGCTTTGTAAGATGAAGGAAACTCGAACAGCAACCGAGAAGTCTTTCACAATAATAAATCGTTGGAATTGTTTATCTTGACCTAAAATGGCACTCCGAGCTGAGCATCTCCCTGCGCTTCCTTTGGTGCCACTTCCACAGATTCCGCGTGGTCTTCGCATCGCTTACGCCCGGCACCTCCTCAACAAACATCTTCGGAAGCTCCGCGCCAGCGTCAATGAAGATGTTGAGTACTCTGAGCCACTTCCTACGAAGAGGCTATCTCATTCAGCCCCATCTGATGGCCTTGGTAACCCTATTTTAAGACTTCCTAAATACAAAGGTTATATTGCAATTATTAGTGCTAATGCTATAGGCTTATACCTTGCCTTTTATttagtaatttttaaggtataagtcttaaagtatatattaaaaattaatttataaaaaaatataatttttaaatttaaatattaataaaaatttaatttaaaaatatatattataatttataaaattaaaattataataattattataaaagcttttattttttttaaaaattaattattaaatatttttttattaatattaataaaattattatataaaataataagttttaaaatttttattaattttaaatatatattaaattaaaaaattatttataaaaatttaatttttataattaattttattttttaaaaaaaattaattaaaaaatttaaaattttttattatttttaaaataatttttttattaatatttaaaattaaaatattattaatataaat
This Fusarium poae strain DAOMC 252244 chromosome 3, whole genome shotgun sequence DNA region includes the following protein-coding sequences:
- a CDS encoding hypothetical protein (SECRETED:SignalP(1-20)) produces the protein MRSHFIVSLLALATNSGVAATESCKCFPGDSCWPSDAEWSRLNNTVGGRLVATLPLGSPCHDPNYNAEECKNLQNEWHYSSIHSQSSSSMMAPIFANQSCDPFQPRDKPCTLGNYVRYAVNVTSVEDVAVALRFAREKNIRFVIRNTGHDYLGRSTGAGALSVWTHYLKSTEVIDWKDEYYEGKALKVGAGVQGFEALGAAHTKDLVVVTGECPSVGLVGGYTQGGGHSALSTNFGLAADNTLEFEVVTADGTLVKANRGKNSDLYWALSGAGSGNYGVVVSATVQAHPEAKVSGASFLVKASEGQPDLIYDAINAFHAALPKIVDSGVMIIYFFSNSFLQIPALTAYDKTEAEVKKILQPLAESLATLGFKFEPTFTQFSSYYEHYDHYWGPLPAGNIQIGTQIFGGRLLPRDKVNDFAPTARKLAELGVIYIGVGLNVSKFGGDSGNAVLPQWRHSVAQVSLTLPWDNEAPWEEMLAAQKKMTEVIQPVIEAATPGAGAYINEADFQQQKWQETFYGVNYDKLLKIKRKYDPEHLFYATVAVGSEEWSVSEDGRMCRAET